The genomic DNA TATTCGATCCTGTCCGCCAGGCTCGTCAGGAAAAAAGTGGTCAGCAACTCGGCGACCCCGTAAAAGCGGCGCGCGCCATGCTGGCTATCATTGAGAGCCAGAACCCGCCGACGCATTTATTGCTTGGCAGTGATGCTTTGAGTTTAGTGCGGGAAAAGCTCGCGCGTTTAGGTGAGGAAATCGATCGCTGGGAAGCGCTAACACGTTCAACGGACGGCTGAGCGGCGAACAGGGGAACATGATTACAGGCCGGTTTGCCACCGGCCAGTACGGGTCGCGGCGAAAGCCGCGACGCTAGGTTGATTGCTGGCGTTCAGGGCAGACGGTACTGCGACGCCATGCCCCGGGGGCCTGGCCATACTGACGCTTAAAGCTGCGGTTGAAGGACTGCTGGGAATCAAAGCCCAGCGCGATCGCCACGTTCAGGATCGGTTCATCGCTGTGGGTTAAGCGCTCGACCGATTTTTGCAGCTTTTGTGCACGAATATACTCGGCCAGCGGATACCCGGTATGTTCCTTGAAGATCCGCTGGAGATGCCATTTCGAGTAGCCGGCGCGCCTGGAAACGGTGTTAATGTCCAGGCGGCTTTCAAGGTTGTTGTCGATCCAGTCGAGTAGATCATGAATAAATGCGTCAGTGTTCATGGTTTCCCCCACGCCGCGTTTTAAAAAGCATTTTTGTCTGTTGCATTTAAAGATGACTCGCTCTGACATTAAATGCAAGTTTTATTGTTGCATTTAAATCCTTGCCGAAAACGCGCCTTTTGCCCCTGAGCCAAATAGCACATAAAGTGTATTAATTATTCTTGCACTAAATCTGACGCCTTCCTACAATCGCCGCGATAGTGTATTCGCAACTGTTACAGTTTTGTGGCGATGAACGACACAAATAGTCTCAAGCCAGTCCGGACAAAGGAAGTGGCGCCGCGTCTCCCGCAGCGTCTTGCCCGGCGGCTACCATTACCGGAATAAAAATAATGAGCCTGCAAAAACCCTGGGTTAACGTTCATCTGACGGCGCTGGGAGCGATGTTCCTCTCCATGCTGCTTGTCGGATGCGATGACGGCGTGGCACAAAATGCCGTCCCACAAGCGCCCGCTGTGAGCGCCGCTGACGTGGTAGTGAAATCCATCAGTCAGTGGGATAGCTTTAACGGCCGGATTGAAGCGGTGGAAAGCGTTCAGCTGCGCCCCCGTGTCTCCGGCTACATTGATAAAGTGAATTACACCGACGGCCAGGAAGTGAAAAAGGGCGAGGTGCTGTTCACTATCGATGACAGAACCTATCGCGCTGCGCTGGAACAGGCGCAGGCCACCTTAACGAGAGCCAAAACGCAGGCCAGCCTGGCGCGCAGTGAGGCTAACCGTACCGATAAACTCGTCAATACCAACGTCGTCTCCCGTGAAGAGTGGGAGCAGCGCCGTTCGGCCGCCGCTCAGGCGCAGGCCGACATTCGCGCCGCGCAGGCGGCTGTTGACGCGGCACAACTTAACCTCGATTTCACCAAAGTGACCGCGCCTATTGATGGCCGCGCCAGCCGCGCGCTGATCACCAGCGGTAATCTGGTCACTGCGGGTGACAGTGCCAGCGTCCTCACCACGCTGGTCTCCCTGAAAACGGTTTACGTCTACTTTGACGTGGATGAGGCAACCTACCTCCACTATCAAAATCTCGCCCGCAGCGGGCAGGGCGCGTCCAGTAATCACCTGGCGCTCCCGGTTGAGATTGGTCTGGTGGGGGAGGAGGGTTATCCCCATCAGGGCAAGGTGGATTTTCTTGATAATCAGTTAACGCCGAGCACCGGCACCATCCGTATGCGCGCGCTGCTGGATAATGCGCAGCGTCAGTTCACGCCAGGACTGTTTGCCCGCGTACGCCTGCCGGGCAGCGCTGAATTCAAAGCCACGCTTGTCGACGATAAAGCGGTGCTGACCGATCAGGATCGCAAATACGTTTATATCGTTGATAAAGAAGGTAAAGCGCAGCGCCGCGATATCACGCCGGGACGTCTGGCCGCCGGTTTACGTATCGTGCAGCAGGGGCTGAACCCTGGCGATAAAGTCATCGTCGACGGTTTACAAAAAGTGTTTATGCCGGGTATGCCGGTTAACGCGAAAACCGTTCCGATGACCGCCAGCGCCGCGCTTAACTGATCCCTTACCCGAGAATCCGACATATGGACTTTTCCCGCTTTTTTATCGACAGGCCGATTTTCGCCGCAGTACTGTCGATTCTGATTTTCATCACAGGATTAATCGCTATCCCGCTGTTGCCGGTGAGCGAATATCCTGACGTCGTACCGCCAAGCGTGCAGGTGCGCGCGGAGTATCCGGGTGCCAACCCGAAAGTGATTGCAGAAACCGTGGCGACGCCGCTGGAAGAAGCCATCAACGGCGTTGAAAACATGATGTACATGAAATCCGTTGCAGGCTCTGACGGCGTACTGGTAACCACCGTGACGTTCCGCCCGGGTACCGATCCGGATCAGGCGCAGGTTCAGGTGCAAAACCGCGTGTCACAGGCCGAGGCGCGTCTGCCGGAAGATGTACGACGTCTGGGTATTACCACCCAGAAACAATCACCGACGCTGACGCTGGTGGTGCATCTGTTTTCGCCGGGCGGCAAGTACGATTCACTGTATATGCGTAACTACGCCACGCTTAAAGTGAAAGACGAACTGGCGCGTCTGCCGGGCGTGGG from Enterobacter ludwigii includes the following:
- a CDS encoding helix-turn-helix domain-containing protein, which gives rise to MNTDAFIHDLLDWIDNNLESRLDINTVSRRAGYSKWHLQRIFKEHTGYPLAEYIRAQKLQKSVERLTHSDEPILNVAIALGFDSQQSFNRSFKRQYGQAPGAWRRSTVCPERQQST
- a CDS encoding efflux RND transporter periplasmic adaptor subunit, translated to MSLQKPWVNVHLTALGAMFLSMLLVGCDDGVAQNAVPQAPAVSAADVVVKSISQWDSFNGRIEAVESVQLRPRVSGYIDKVNYTDGQEVKKGEVLFTIDDRTYRAALEQAQATLTRAKTQASLARSEANRTDKLVNTNVVSREEWEQRRSAAAQAQADIRAAQAAVDAAQLNLDFTKVTAPIDGRASRALITSGNLVTAGDSASVLTTLVSLKTVYVYFDVDEATYLHYQNLARSGQGASSNHLALPVEIGLVGEEGYPHQGKVDFLDNQLTPSTGTIRMRALLDNAQRQFTPGLFARVRLPGSAEFKATLVDDKAVLTDQDRKYVYIVDKEGKAQRRDITPGRLAAGLRIVQQGLNPGDKVIVDGLQKVFMPGMPVNAKTVPMTASAALN